TCGGACATGTAGAACGTGAGAACAATCCACAGGAGTTTGACTCAGACTGCAGTGAATTGCGTCTCAGGATCATTTGTTCATCGCGAGGAAATTGATCCTTCGCTCGGCGAGCCGACTCAGAAGCTGGTCGGCATGCCCCTCTTCGTTCAAGGTCTCCTGCAACAGGTCAGCATCTTCGTGGCGGCCGAGCTTTTCTGCGTACGTGCGTGCGGTGCCGTAGCCTGCCATTTCGTAATGTTCGACCCGTTGAGCAGCAGCGATGAGGGCTGCATCAAGAACATTCGGAGAGATCTCACTCTTCATGAGATGTTCCCCTTCGGTGATCAGGCCTTCCATCCCTGCACACTTATGTCCACCCGGTTCAAATTCGAGTTGTGCGAAGATTTTCTCTAACCGCTGAATTTGCTTTTCCGTCTCGGTGAGATGTTCCTTGAACGCTGTTTTCAGATCTTCATCATTCGCTGCCTTGACCATCTTCGGCAGAGCATCGACAAGCTGATTTTCAGCACTGAAGAGATCTTTGAGTTCATGAACATATAGCTTCATCAGGGAATCGAGTTTCATCTTGAATTCTCCATCGTTGCTTTCTGGTTGAATGAATTGTTCGCTGATCGACCAACGCCAAAGCTGTGAAGCAAGTTGAACGCTGATTTCAGCGGTTTCATCGTGTAGAAGCACTTCCTGTGCCGTGAACTCAAGCAAGTCATCCAAGGCAAACTGACAGCACTGACTGTGAATTCTGAATGTTTCGCTCTTGCCGGAGTGATTCCTCGACGGGCTTTGGTAGCATATTGATCAAGACGCTGTCCGCGAGGGACGGTGAAGTTATCCTGCATCCGAAGTTTGCACTGGAACGTTTTTAGTTTTGGTTTGCACCGACTCACAGGAGCAAATTCAGCTTTCGAATGAGTGAGAAAACGCAAGCGAGTCCACAGGAAAGAGCAATTTGCTCTCGTGGAGACAACGAAGACCATGTAAGTGAGTGACTGCGAATCGCTTGCTTGCAGAGATCAAAAGAAAAGGGATCAATTCACGATGGCAGTACGTGATGATGTCGAGAGAGAGTTGAACAATCTTCGACAAGCTGGCGCAACCCTTCCGAAGCAGGTCCGTGCGACGGATTCCACGGGGCTCGTTCTCACCGTCGACGTTTCAGCCATCGATTCGATGAGTGTCGAATTCTCCGAGTTGACCTTGTTCGTCCCTCAACTTCAGTCGGCCGCCTTCGATGTCTTGAAGCAATGGGCCAGCGACCTCAGCAGTAGAATTACTTACCTGATGGAGAACATCGGACCGCTCGAGTTCGATCCAGCAGCGGGACAAGTCTTAATCCGATCAACTCCCCCTTCTCAACTCCCGACGGGAACCGAATTCTTCGAGATCATGTTGTCGACGGTCGGAGCGGGAACGTTCACTCTCAAGAGATTCAAATCAGTCAAAGGTCAACCGGGACGTGATCAGGTCTCTATCCAAGTCACGACGGAATTGTTGCTCCGGCTGATCGACGATCTGATCGACACCGTTCCCTAAGCTGAATTCTCACGAAAATTGGGCTGCACGATTTTCGGCAGCATGCTCTCTCATCGTTCGCCCGAGAAAACGGACGAGTTCGATAACAGCTCGAAACAGAGACTGAGATTTTAGCTGATCAACTCAGGCATCGGGCGATAGTTGTTCTGGTCGATCAGAAACCTCGGACGTCCCTGGAAGTCGTCGAGTGTCAGTTGGTCGACGTCGATTCCAAGTGATCTGTAGAGTGTCGCGAAGACTTCCTGGAAGTGGACTGGTCGTTCTGAAGGCTCTTCGCCGAGACGATTCGTTTCTCCAATCACCTGCCCATGTTTCATGCCTCCGCCGGCCAGCATTGCACAAGAGACACGCGGCCAGTGGTCGCGGCCACCCTGCGGGTTGATCTTCGGTGTTCGTCCGAATTCCCCCCAGACGACAACGGAAATGTCGTCCAGCATTCCGCGTCCGTCGAGATCTTCGATCAGAGCGCTGACCGCCTGATCAAGCATGGGCATGTCTTGTCTTGCTCGGGTGAAGTTACCGCCGTGCCAGTCCCAGCGACTGAATGACAGCGAAACACAGCGAACTCCTGCTTCGATCAGTCGTCTGGCTTTCAAGAAGTTCGTCAGCAATCGAGTGCTTCCGTCAAACTGAAGTTTGTCTTCTCCGTATCCATAGCGCTCCCGGACTGACTCCGGTTCTTGCTCCAGATCGAGAGCGTCTGCGAGCTTGCTTGATGTCAAGATCCCGAAAGCCTGTTGGTTGAACGCGTCGAGACCTTCCATCATTCCGTTCTGATCAACTTGCCTTCGGAAGCGATCAAACGATTTGAGAACCTGCTGTCGACTCGCGAGGCGGTCGTTCGAGATTCCGTTCAGAACGAGGTCAGCTGCCCCATCCCCATGCGGAGAGAATGGCGCGTGCGCCACACCGAGGAATCCTGGCTGTCCGTTATCACCCCAAGGGACGTGGCCTGTTTTGGGAGAAAGTCCGACGTACGCCGGAACTGCGGGATCTTTGGGACCATAAACTTTGGACAGAACCGAGCCGAACGCTGGCCATCCACCGGGAGGCTGATTGGCATTGTGATGACCGGTCAAACACTGAAATGCGTAATGGTGCCCGGAGGCTCCCACGATGGAGCGAATGAATGTGAGCTTGTCGGCGTTGGAGGCAAGCTTCGGGAACATTTCGCAAATGTCGACGCCGGGAACTTTTGTCTGAATCGGGACGAACTCACCTCGCACTTCTGCTGGTGCGTCCACCTTGATGTCCCACATGTCCTGATGTGGCGGTCCTCCCGGTAGGAAGATCATGATGATCCCCTTGCTGGAAGCTGGATTGCGGCTGGCTTGTTCTGCCTGGAGAATCTGCGGAAGCGTCAGCCCGCCCAAGGCTAAACTTCCGATCCGGAGAAAAGAACGTCTCGAGAGAGCATCGCACATGGGAGTGCGGTTACCGAGGAGGGTCAGCATCGTTCTGGTTCCAGGTTGAGGTGGGAATGTTGATTGTTTCGACTTCCGGACTCTGCATAAGCGAAGCTGAAATGACGCAGAGACAGAAATCACAACGACGTAGTTCGTTGCATAATCAGGTGGGAAGGAAAGCAGTTCCGTCGCTTCCCTCTATCGATCAGTATACCTCAATGCGAAAACAAATGTCAATTTTCCACGAAATTCCTCCGCGTGCTTGAGCTGACATTGCCGCGACGGGATGAGCGTTCGAGAGCTTGGAAGCAGAACTGCAACGTCGCGGATGACTGATGATTCAACGCAGTGAAGCTACTGCGGATCAGAAAACTTGTGCTCAGATGAAAGTTTGCGGATTTCGTACCAGGTCACAATCAGAACAATTACCAGTCCAACAGCGAGTCCGGTTCCAAGTCCTTGCAGCATGCCCAAGCCCGTACCCAACTCCTGCAACTCTTTTAATGTCGCATCATCGGGCAAGCGGAAGACTGTTCGATAATAGGCAGGCGTGAGGGAGGCAATCGACCTCCCAATTCCAGCACCTAAAGTGGCTCCCACCACTCCAGAAACCATCGTGATTGCGAATCCTCGAAGCGCTGTCATGAGGAACTCCGGTTGCGGCCGACGCAATCACGACAATGCGAATTCTTCAAGCCCCTGCTCTGGCCGGCGGTCTTACTTGACTGCCGAGGACATGAGGCTCGTTGAATACTATCGATCCGAAATCGGCACAAAATCGAGGTTGCGTTCACCCAGATAGACTTGCCGTGGTCGCTGAATTCGCTGGTCTTTGTCGGTCATCATTTCCGCCCATTGTGCCAGCCAGCCGACAGTTCGTGGAATGGCGAACATCACAGGGAAGAGAGAGACGGGCAAACCGATCGCCTGATAGATCAGTCCGGAATAGAAATCGACGTTTGGATAAAGCTTCCGTTTGACGAAGTACTCGTCTTCCAGCGCAATCTTTTCGAGTTCCAAAGCGACATCGAGCAATGGGTTTCGACCGGTGACTTCGAAAACGTCGTCAGCACACTTCTTGATAATTCGGGCGCGTGGGTCGTAATTCTTGTAGACGCGGTGGCCGAATCCCATCAGTCGCAATTCACCACTTTTGCAGCGACTAACGTAGTCTGGGACGTTTTTCACATGACCGATTTCGGTCAGCATGCGAAGAACAGCTTCGTTCGCTCCACCGTGCAGTGGTCCGTAGAGAGCGGCCGCAGCCCCTGCCCAGGCTGAGTATGGATCAGCAGCTGATGAACCGATCGCACGCATCACGCTTGTTGAGCAGTTCTGTTCGTGATCAGCATGCAGGATGAAGAGAATATCGAGAGCTTTGACGAGGGCCTCGTTGGGCTCGTAGTCGTTTCCGATCATCCGGAACATCATGTTGAGGAAGTTCTCGGAATAGCTCAGTTTGTTGTTTGGGTAGATGTAGGGATGGCCCTGACTGTGCCGAAAAGTGAAGGCAGCGATGGTGGGGACTTTGGCAATCAGTCGCTGGATCTGCAGCTTGCGATTCGCTGGGTCCGTGACGTTCTTCGCTTCCGGATAGAATGTTGACAACGCAGCCACCGTGCTGATCATCATCCCCATCGGGTGAGCATCGTACCGGAACGATTCCATCTGCCGTTTGATGTTTTCGTGAACGACCGTGTGGTGATTGATGTCGTCCTGCCACACGGAGAGTTCGTCTGCCGACGGAAGCTTGCCGTTCAACAACAGATACGCCACTTCGGTGAACGAGCTGTTTTCAGCGAGCGTTTCAATTGGGAATCCACGGTACTCGAGGATTCCTTTGTCGCCGTCGATATACGTGATCGAACTCTTGCAAGAGGCCGTGTTGGTATATCCCGGATCGTAGGTCATCAACCCGAAATCGTCATCATTGACTTTGATCTGGCGGAGATCGAGGGCGCGAATGGTGTCATTCTCTACCGGAAGTTCGTAGGTCTTTCCGGTGCGATTGTCAGTGATTGTCAGCGATTCGGCCATGGCGTGTCTTTTACTGCTTTCTCATCACGTCGAGAGATGTCATCTCGGGATATTTCCGTTATCGGCGTAGCGCGGCGTGTCCATGATGGCAGACAATCGAGGGCGTACAAGTCTACCATTCGATTTTCTCAACGTTCCGTCAAACTGACTCCGGACTTGCGTGCGGGTCAACTCAAGTTCGATGAGAACCGCCCAAACACGAAAGATACGTCTCTTGCCGAGATCGCATCTCCGCGGAAAGTCACGGTCACGCCAGCATTGACTGTCCGTTTCTTGGAAATCTGATCCCTAACGGACGTTACTGCAAAAGACTCCGTGTCACGACTTCCCGAGCTTTATCGAAGTAAGGCTGCCATTCGATTTCGGGTTTCCCTCGTTTGAGACAGTCTCGCACTTTCGCCAGAGTGTTGCGTGCCATATGTGGGCAGCGATTGCAGGCGCAAGTCTCTCCGGTGTCGGTCATGATCCCCGGAACTGGAATGAACTCATGCTGCGGAGCTGCATTCTCAAGGGGATAAATCATGTTGGCTTCGGTCGCGACGAGGAATTTCGTCGGCTCCTGAATGGAGGCGCAGTGCTGCTTCATCCGTTCAGTTCCACCAATGAAGTCTGCGACTTCGAGAATGTTTTGGGGACATTCTGGATGTGCGATGACGACTGAGCCAGGTGTGTTTTTCTTGGCGCGAATGAGATCCTGCAAGCTGAAGACTTCGTGAACCATGCACGAGCCAGGCCACAGAATCATCTCTCGTCCGGTCACTTCAACCAGATAACGTCCGAGATGCTGGTCGGGGACGAACAGAATTTCCTTGTCTTTCGGAACTCGTTCTTCGACGACTTCGCGAGCGTTGCCGCTGGTGACGATCCAGTCGCAGAGGCTCTTGACTGCTGCTGAGGTGTTGATGTACGCGACAGTCTGGAAGTCACGTCCTTCTTCTCTCAGCTTTTTCTGATAAGCAGCCAACTGATCGGCAGGACAACTGTCAGAAAGCGAACATCCCGCCTGAAGATCAGGCAGCAGCACGGTCTTCGACGGATTCAGCATCTTCGCTGTTTCCGCCATAAAGTGGACTCCAGAGAACACAATCGTCGAAGTCTCAACCCGGGCAGCATCGCGTGCAAGTTGTAATGAATCGCCGGTGAAATCGGCCACGTCCTGGATTTCTCCATCGACGTAATAGTGTGCCAAGATTGTGGCGTCTTTCGCCTTCTTCAAACGGTCAATTTCATCCATCAGATCCAACGGGTCTTCGTAGATCCCGGCTGGCTCATCCACAATCGGCATTAAGTTGTTGTCTCGCATATTTTCCTCCAGCCCCATTATAGCTTCGCCGCTCTGCAGGTCACGAGTGCGGGACGAATTCACCGTTCGATTCGGAAATTCATCGCGTCAGCGGACGCAGAGCGGCAAGTGATGAGCTTTAGAATGGCTGCATGAAGAGACACGAGCGAGTGCATCGGAAAGAGTACGATGCTCGAAAAGTCATCGCGTCAACGCGGAACGACCGAAAGGACGCTTATTCCCTGGATTCCGATTCCGCATGGACGAGTTGGATCGGAGAACTTTCCTTCTCCGTCGGTGATCGCTGGGCCAATTGCGTTTGGAGCTCAAGAACCTGAACAATCCCTTCTGCGGCGTTTGTCAACTTGGGATTCACCGTGAGAGCACTGTTGTAGCGGGCAAGTGCGAGGTCGGTTTCTCCACGCTGGGCATGGATGTATGCGATGTTCGAGTTGGCCTCTGCGTCCGTCATCACGCTCTTGTAGAGAGCGTATGCTTCGCTGATTCGTCCCTGAGATCCAACTGCGAGGGCGAGATTGTTGACAGCCCGTTCATCTTCCGGATGAATGTTGAGAGCTTCTCGAAGAAATTCTTCGGCCAGCACAAACTCTCCCGACAAAAGATAGGCATAACCGAGATCAGTTTTCACTTCGTGATTGCGGAGGGTCATGGAATCAGCTTCCAGCAAGTAGGTGATTCCCTCCTCGATTTCGCCAGTTCGAACGAGTGTGACTCCGAGTCGATGAGCGATCGATGAGTCTTCAGAATTCGACACGTAGAGTTCCCGATAGATATCGAGAGCGGAGAGTAAATCGTCGTCGGACTCTTTCGCACGGGCGATACTGAACTTGAGATTCGACTCCGTAGACATCGTCCGGTCGTGCGGTGGTGCAGTCACCACACTGTTCGAATTCAGCGAGCACCCAGTCCCGAATGAAATCAGCATCGCGTACGCGATCAGCAGACGACAGGTCGAAAGTTTTGGAAGGAACATGGAGGGCTCACCATTGTTCATCGTTGGCCGAATTCTCACAGATGTGATCCTGGAAGCTGTATCAATTCAATCTCTGACTGATTGAGTGTGGAAGTAGGTGACCACTGAAATTGGCCGTGCGTTGACTGAAGATGTGATGAGGCTAAATGCCCAACTAAAATCCTCCGATTCCTCCGGAGAAACCTCCTCCGTACGCATTGCCGTATCCGCCACCAAATCCAGATTGTGAGCTCATGCCTCTCGCATAGGCTCGTTGAGCTTGTGGTCCTGTGAATCCGGGTGTCAGTGCCGGACCGACGACAACTCTGTTCTCTGCTTCGTACATCCCCATCGCTGCGAGTGCATCCACGATCAGTTGGCGTCGCTGTTCGTCGAGTTCGCGGTTGTTGTTCACTGGATAGCGGAACTCAGTCTCCGGATCGATGCTCATTGAACTGCGTTCGACGATGATCGGATATGGCGTCGACTCGATGCGGGCAGCGATCTGTTTGACGTGATCTTTTCCCGCAAGATTCAATTCAATGCCGTTCCCGTTCCACTCATGTTCGTAGATGACGAAGTCCGAAGCTTCGGCGTTCGATTCCTGCTGTTGCCAGACTGGATCGGTCAAGGTTCCGAGAGGATGCGGCGTGATGTCGCCCATGTCAGCACATTTCTCACATGACGTGCATCCCGCGAGCATGCCGGTGGTTGTCAGAATGGCTGCAAATGTTCGAATTCGCATTGTGCTCATGGTTTTGAAGTTCCTCAGATGAGAAGCACGCCATCGAGAGTGAGAGAGTGTTGTTGTTCCCTGTGCACTCGTCTGGACTGCTGGGCACGATTTTCGTTCTGCTGGCTCGTGCGAATTCGTAAAGGCTCTTTTCGAAAAGTGTTCTACTGACTGAATCCGTGCGCCCCGTTCAGGAAGTACTTCGACGACTGATGATGCTTCTCACATTCGAAGTATCCGCAACGTTTCATGCGGCTCTTGTAGAGGGGCCAAACCGTGCTTCTGTGGAAACTCTCATTACGACCTTCAAGATCTCCAAAGAAGAAGAAGTCGAGGTCATTAGGTTCCGTCACTTCCATTCCAGGAAGAATTTGTGGTGCTTGATCCGGTTCGAGCGGATGGACGAGTTCTGGTGAAACGAGAATCAACAGTTCCGTCTCATCACGTGAGACGGATTTCGATTCAGTGATGATATTGAGACCGGGGATTTCACCCAGAAACGGCAGACGTGTTGACTCAGCACTTTGTTGTTCCTGGATCAAACCAGCGATGGCCAGCGTCTGTCCTTCTCGAAGATCAACGACTGTACTCGTCGAGCGCGTATCAACTCCTGGAATCCCCTGCACCGAATTCGACTTATTCAATGTCGAGAATGACGGAGCGACGCGAAGGCGGATGCGGTCCTTGTCCAACACTGTCGGTGTGAAGTCGACCGACGTTCCAAACCCTCGAAAACTTGTCGTCGCTGCTTGAGCTCCACCCACTCCGACGACGGTCGGAACGGCGAATTCGCCCCCGGACAGAAACGTTGCCGACTCACCACTGAGGACAACCAGATTCGGTTCCGACAGGATTTTCGCGTTGCCGTTGGTGACAAGTGCTTTCAATACAACTTCGAAACTTCCATCAGAGAATGTTCCGGTCGACAACACATTACCGCCGCCAGAGAGAATGCTGGAGAACATGAATTCTTTGATATCGAATCCGATGTCGGCTCCCAGTTCTCTGCCTGCGGATCGCTGCAATTCCGCGATGCGGACCTTCAACATCACCTGCTTTTCTCCGGGAACTTCCAGCAGATTCACAAGCCGAACTTCCGGCAGATAAGATGCATCCGGAAACGGCTGAGCAGCGGTTGTCGTTGAGAGAAGTGTGTCGACCTGACCGTTGGTTGCATTGCCGGCATTTTCGCCAATAACAGCGAGGATCTGGACAGCTTCCTGTTCATCACGAGCCTGACCGCGAATGATCAATTTGTCTGCGATCGGTATAAGTTGGACTCTGCTGTCCGGAAACATCTCGTTGATCATCGACTGCAGCTCGTGATATTCAAGCCGTCGTTGACGATCGACTCCGTCGTCTTTCACAACTGTGACCAGCATGCTGAGCAGCGTTGGGTCGAGTTCATCTCCCAGCCACAATGTGACGGTCGTGCTGCCAGTCTCTTTTCCGATGATCTCAATTTCTCGTGAGCCGAACGCCACGAATTCTAGAATGGTTGGATCAGCGACCGCTGCGCGAAAGATATCTTTCTTCATCCGCAGGATCTTTGATCGACGCTTGCTGACTTCCAGTTCAACTTCAGCACTCACGACCTCTTCCACAAGGGAAGAAACCTTCGTCTGAACCGGTTGCGCAGCAAGTTGCCCTTGGCCCCAGAATCCGACAATCACAGCGACCGCAATCGCAATGATACGAATGATCGGAAGCGGACGCGCAGAATGTTCGAATTCTCTCCTCATGGATCCATCCACTAGTCGTTCGTCCACTTCGTCTCAATCTTCATAGAAGTTCACACATCCGGCGCACTTCTGCGTCCATAGTAGTTTTCGACACGAAAATGAGTGATTCGACATCATGTTTGCCGGGCAGATCGAAAATAATCGCTATTACCGGAAAAGTTTAACACGCTCGAAAGCCGTGGCGTCAAACTCGAACGTTCCGTAAAACCAATGAGAGTCGAGACTAATGAATCAAGCACTCAAAACTTGGGCGTGTTACAGTGGAGACCGTCTTCGGCGGCAGCCCGCTGTTCAAAAGACGAGTCAACAGGGATTTCGGATGCATACGTAAGAGTGAAATTCCCCATATTCTCAATTCGTGGCTTTCGGTCGGAGTTTGACAAGGTGTCGCGATCTCGACACAAATCGTTAGAATTTGTCAGAAAAGCGTC
This DNA window, taken from Thalassoglobus sp. JC818, encodes the following:
- a CDS encoding ferritin-like domain-containing protein, translating into MKLDSLMKLYVHELKDLFSAENQLVDALPKMVKAANDEDLKTAFKEHLTETEKQIQRLEKIFAQLEFEPGGHKCAGMEGLITEGEHLMKSEISPNVLDAALIAAAQRVEHYEMAGYGTARTYAEKLGRHEDADLLQETLNEEGHADQLLSRLAERRINFLAMNK
- a CDS encoding DUF1501 domain-containing protein; this translates as MLTLLGNRTPMCDALSRRSFLRIGSLALGGLTLPQILQAEQASRNPASSKGIIMIFLPGGPPHQDMWDIKVDAPAEVRGEFVPIQTKVPGVDICEMFPKLASNADKLTFIRSIVGASGHHYAFQCLTGHHNANQPPGGWPAFGSVLSKVYGPKDPAVPAYVGLSPKTGHVPWGDNGQPGFLGVAHAPFSPHGDGAADLVLNGISNDRLASRQQVLKSFDRFRRQVDQNGMMEGLDAFNQQAFGILTSSKLADALDLEQEPESVRERYGYGEDKLQFDGSTRLLTNFLKARRLIEAGVRCVSLSFSRWDWHGGNFTRARQDMPMLDQAVSALIEDLDGRGMLDDISVVVWGEFGRTPKINPQGGRDHWPRVSCAMLAGGGMKHGQVIGETNRLGEEPSERPVHFQEVFATLYRSLGIDVDQLTLDDFQGRPRFLIDQNNYRPMPELIS
- a CDS encoding citrate synthase, with the protein product MAESLTITDNRTGKTYELPVENDTIRALDLRQIKVNDDDFGLMTYDPGYTNTASCKSSITYIDGDKGILEYRGFPIETLAENSSFTEVAYLLLNGKLPSADELSVWQDDINHHTVVHENIKRQMESFRYDAHPMGMMISTVAALSTFYPEAKNVTDPANRKLQIQRLIAKVPTIAAFTFRHSQGHPYIYPNNKLSYSENFLNMMFRMIGNDYEPNEALVKALDILFILHADHEQNCSTSVMRAIGSSAADPYSAWAGAAAALYGPLHGGANEAVLRMLTEIGHVKNVPDYVSRCKSGELRLMGFGHRVYKNYDPRARIIKKCADDVFEVTGRNPLLDVALELEKIALEDEYFVKRKLYPNVDFYSGLIYQAIGLPVSLFPVMFAIPRTVGWLAQWAEMMTDKDQRIQRPRQVYLGERNLDFVPISDR
- the nadA gene encoding quinolinate synthase NadA, giving the protein MRDNNLMPIVDEPAGIYEDPLDLMDEIDRLKKAKDATILAHYYVDGEIQDVADFTGDSLQLARDAARVETSTIVFSGVHFMAETAKMLNPSKTVLLPDLQAGCSLSDSCPADQLAAYQKKLREEGRDFQTVAYINTSAAVKSLCDWIVTSGNAREVVEERVPKDKEILFVPDQHLGRYLVEVTGREMILWPGSCMVHEVFSLQDLIRAKKNTPGSVVIAHPECPQNILEVADFIGGTERMKQHCASIQEPTKFLVATEANMIYPLENAAPQHEFIPVPGIMTDTGETCACNRCPHMARNTLAKVRDCLKRGKPEIEWQPYFDKAREVVTRSLLQ
- a CDS encoding pilus assembly protein N-terminal domain-containing protein, which encodes MRREFEHSARPLPIIRIIAIAVAVIVGFWGQGQLAAQPVQTKVSSLVEEVVSAEVELEVSKRRSKILRMKKDIFRAAVADPTILEFVAFGSREIEIIGKETGSTTVTLWLGDELDPTLLSMLVTVVKDDGVDRQRRLEYHELQSMINEMFPDSRVQLIPIADKLIIRGQARDEQEAVQILAVIGENAGNATNGQVDTLLSTTTAAQPFPDASYLPEVRLVNLLEVPGEKQVMLKVRIAELQRSAGRELGADIGFDIKEFMFSSILSGGGNVLSTGTFSDGSFEVVLKALVTNGNAKILSEPNLVVLSGESATFLSGGEFAVPTVVGVGGAQAATTSFRGFGTSVDFTPTVLDKDRIRLRVAPSFSTLNKSNSVQGIPGVDTRSTSTVVDLREGQTLAIAGLIQEQQSAESTRLPFLGEIPGLNIITESKSVSRDETELLILVSPELVHPLEPDQAPQILPGMEVTEPNDLDFFFFGDLEGRNESFHRSTVWPLYKSRMKRCGYFECEKHHQSSKYFLNGAHGFSQ